In Topomyia yanbarensis strain Yona2022 chromosome 2, ASM3024719v1, whole genome shotgun sequence, one DNA window encodes the following:
- the LOC131681670 gene encoding trypsin 3A1-like: protein MEIRACLLVLCIVAFNGSVCSGGRAVPYKAVIEYKGIAFCGGSVIETVWILTTAKCVMNKTVSYITVRLGYNSNNESGSLYSVKSAHIHPKHNPETSKRALALLKLGVPVKYSSTINSIPLVKPGYGMEEGTRCSIPSSIVNVTDIKAKLWTREKCQTAYPSTLNLTDDALCAKITTNNSYSIQCSDHQHQHQHQHQQRFMLGSPLVCEGKQVAIVSRLGAESLPMPGQCSDDLGPTVPHGGYGLPDFFTDVAFGDKWISSLVVRRKRKPTGSKRRSTGRSFRLPYHRNGARGSSHSMIGVMLVISVIGFCSVCCL from the exons ATGGAAATTCGAGCATGTCTGCTGGTACTTTGCATCGTCGCTTTCAACG GTTCTGTCTGTTCCGGAGGTCGAGCCGTTCCATATAAAGCAGTTATTGAGTACAAGGGAATCGCATTTTGTGGCGGATCTGTTATAGAGACGGTGTGGATTCTAACTACCGCCAAATGTGTGAT GAACAAAACGGTTTCCTACATCACTGTTCGGCTCGGTTACAACAGCAACAACGAAAGTGGCTCACTTTATAGTGTAAAATCTGCGCACATTCACCCAAAGCACAATCCGGAAACATCGAAACGAGCATTGGCCTTGCTGAAGTTGGGTGTCCCGGTGAAGTACTCCTCGACGATCAATTCAATTCCATTGGTGAAACCAGGCTACGGAATGGAGGAGGGAACCCGTTGTTCTATACCGAGCTCAATAGTAAATGTAACGGACATCAAAGCCAAACTATGGACCAGAGAGAAATGTCAAACCGCTTACCCCAGTACATTGAATCTAACAGATGATGCTCTATGCGCGAAGATTACGACCAACAATAGCTACAGCATCCAGTGCAGTGAC CATCAGCATcagcaccagcaccagcaccagCAACGATTCATGCTCGGCAGCCCGCTAGTATGCGAAGGCAAACAGGTTGCAATTGTGTCTCGTTTGGGCGCTGAGTCTCTGCCGATGCCAGGCCAGTGTAGTGACGACCTGGGACCCACTGTACCACATGGAGGTTATGGTTTGCCGGATTTTTTCACGGATGTCGCATTCGGTGATAAATGGATTAGCTCTCTAGTGGTGAGAAGAAAGCGCAAACCTACCGGTAGCAAACGCAGATCAACGGGCAGAAGCTTTAGGTTGCCCTATCACCGTAATGGGGCCCGAGGGAGCAGTCACAGCATGATCGGTGTCATGCTGGTGATCAGTGTAATTGGATTCTGTAGTGTGTGTTGCTTGTGA
- the LOC131681671 gene encoding transmembrane protease serine 3-like: protein MNDYICFGLLLVSFVSVSFQVSQAQSISSINSWIPFVVSLENEGGQFCSGAVVGTLWIITEASCIWQQHPSEFSIGIPSQSNESIGGYHEKVKESYIHPKYGPSAPLESNIALLKLRRPIVSDNSIVSIEIVKDQPYGEEIRKCLLVDWFKLRNPEAQVQYLELRYSDDCANNSTLGLCVSKHGKSLCEFHSGSPLICQKENIFELAAILARKEQCSNANSWKAFLDVTLQVDWINGVMSGNIDHILATTKKENYSMRLSQFNWMIVAISFFILSATIFIKVLKSGFKMR from the exons ATGAACGATTATATTTGCTTCGGGTTGCTACTTGTGAGTTTTGTTAGTG TCTCATTTCAAGTGTCACAAGCGCAATCAATTAGTTCAATAAACTCCTGGATTCCATTCGTAGTAAGTTTAGAAAACGAAGGTGGCCAGTTCTGTTCCGGGGCTGTCGTCGGGACGCTGTGGATCATCACCGAAGCCAGTTGCATATG GCAACAACATCCATCTGAATTTTCAATAGGTATTCCATCTCAAAGCAACGAGTCGATCGGCGGTTACCATGAGAAAGTGAAAGAATCCTACATTCATCCAAAGTACGGCCCATCTGCTCCTTTGGAATCCAATATTGCACTTCTAAAACTCAGAAGGCCTATAGTTTCGGATAACAGTATTGTTTCAATTGAGATTGTAAAGGATCAACCGTATGGAGAAGAGATACGGAAATGTTTGTTAGTTGACTGGTTTAAACTTCGAAATCCTGAAGCACAAGTGCAATACCTAGAGTTAAGATACTCGGATGATTGCGCAAATAATTCAACTCTTGGCCTTTGTGTATCCAAACACGGAAAGAGTCTATGTGAG TTTCACAGCGGAAGTCCACTGATCTGTcaaaaagaaaacatttttgagCTGGCGGCGATTCTAGCAAGGAAGGAGCAATGTTCTAATGCAAATTCGTGGAAGGCGTTTCTGGATGTAACACTACAAGTCGATTGGATCAATGGCGTCATGTCTGGAAATATTGATCACATTCTCGCAACAACGAAAAAGGAAAACTATTCGATGAGACTTTCCCAGTTCAATTGGATGATTGTGGCGATCTCGTTTTTCATTTTAAGTGCCACCATATTTATAAAAGTTCTGAAATCTGGTTTTAAAATGCGTTAA